A stretch of Sinimarinibacterium sp. NLF-5-8 DNA encodes these proteins:
- the glnE gene encoding bifunctional [glutamate--ammonia ligase]-adenylyl-L-tyrosine phosphorylase/[glutamate--ammonia-ligase] adenylyltransferase encodes MLLTPEQLQPLLAQQAPALAAVAPRVLQGSRFVREVLGLLLDAQDDLHDFSQPYKSGRIDALLNAAMAEVTDAATAMRALRRVRRRQMARIAFRDLAGWAGLNETLRDLSDLAEACVQAALKFAENRLQQRYGVPRSARGEVVRPVVLAMGKLGGQELNFSSDIDLIFCHTDSGECDGRGALSSDEYFAKLSQDVTRLLVAQTEDGFVFRVDTMLRPFGSAGALSASFAALEDYYQVHGREWERYALIKARPIAGSLPAGARLLQMLRPFVYRRYLDYNAIGALRQLKKLIEDEVARKGLEDNIKLGAGGIREVEFIVQSFQLVRGGSEPRLRDHRLRRVLRFLGAEGYLTAAVASQLDDAYVFLRRLENAIQMYADQQSHALPDDARARAALLAALDFEDWQTLSARLEQVRGVVREQFSQVFSAHSDAEHSPHLRLVSALWSGTLTADEALDALTSIGFKRAPQRVFELLRALHELRLVRAMSEQTALRLLQLLAQLFDEVLQHPDPEVALERTFKVLEAIAGRSNYLILLLESDVARSSLVRLCAASPWLTGFIARAPIVLDRLLDLNSLYSPPLREEIFAELAERAALLATPLDTEQAMDLLRHYHREITLRVAAADLAQALPLVKVSDRLTWLAEAVVQHAVAFAWADMRAQYGEPHNRDGRVAGFAVIAYGKFGGIELGYGSDLDLVFLHDCDQLDEDSHGGARAIDNGTYLARLAQRVISQLSTQTAAGRAYDVDMELRPNGRSGLIVSSITSFADYQRSDAWTWEHQALTRARWVAGAASLQCAFDRVRAEILMRARDDQKLRADILEMRARMRLELDRSSESLWDIKQGEGGLVDIEFITQYLVLRDAHRDPRIIEWSDNWRQLDALAEAGSIGAEDKEDLIHCYRSYRSWAHQCSLQQAPTMAAAHEFAAKRSKVMAIVQRCLGAPLAVGTSDDG; translated from the coding sequence ATGTTGCTGACGCCCGAACAGCTACAGCCATTACTCGCACAGCAGGCCCCGGCGTTGGCGGCGGTGGCTCCGCGCGTGCTCCAGGGCAGCCGTTTTGTCCGCGAAGTGCTGGGGCTGCTGCTGGACGCCCAAGACGATCTGCACGATTTTTCACAGCCCTATAAAAGTGGCCGTATCGACGCCCTGCTCAACGCCGCGATGGCAGAGGTCACCGACGCCGCCACGGCCATGCGCGCGCTGCGGCGTGTGCGGCGCCGGCAAATGGCGCGGATTGCCTTTCGTGATCTGGCGGGCTGGGCGGGTCTGAATGAAACCCTGCGCGATCTGTCGGATCTGGCCGAGGCCTGCGTACAGGCGGCGCTCAAATTTGCCGAAAACCGTCTGCAACAGCGTTACGGCGTGCCACGCAGCGCGCGTGGCGAAGTGGTGCGTCCGGTGGTGCTGGCGATGGGCAAGCTCGGCGGACAGGAGCTGAACTTTTCGTCAGACATCGATCTGATCTTCTGCCATACCGACAGCGGCGAATGCGACGGGCGGGGTGCGCTCAGCTCCGACGAATACTTTGCCAAGCTGTCGCAGGATGTCACCCGGTTGCTGGTGGCGCAGACCGAAGACGGCTTTGTGTTTCGCGTCGATACCATGCTGCGCCCCTTTGGTTCGGCAGGGGCGCTGTCGGCCTCGTTTGCCGCGCTGGAGGATTACTACCAGGTGCATGGCCGCGAGTGGGAACGCTACGCACTGATCAAAGCGCGCCCCATTGCGGGAAGCCTGCCGGCGGGCGCGCGGCTGCTGCAAATGCTGCGCCCCTTCGTCTATCGGCGTTATCTGGATTACAACGCCATCGGCGCCCTGCGCCAGCTCAAAAAGCTGATCGAAGATGAAGTGGCGCGCAAGGGGCTTGAAGACAACATCAAGCTCGGTGCGGGCGGTATTCGTGAAGTGGAGTTCATCGTCCAATCGTTTCAACTCGTGCGTGGCGGCAGCGAGCCGCGTCTGCGCGATCACCGCTTGCGCCGGGTGCTGCGGTTTTTGGGCGCAGAAGGTTATCTCACCGCTGCGGTGGCCTCGCAGCTCGACGATGCCTATGTGTTTTTGCGGCGGCTGGAAAACGCCATCCAGATGTACGCCGATCAGCAAAGCCATGCCCTGCCGGACGATGCGCGCGCGCGCGCAGCGCTGCTGGCGGCGCTGGATTTTGAAGATTGGCAAACCCTGAGTGCACGGCTGGAACAGGTGCGCGGCGTCGTGCGCGAACAGTTCTCGCAGGTGTTTTCGGCACACTCGGATGCCGAACACAGCCCGCATCTGCGTCTGGTTTCGGCGTTGTGGAGCGGGACACTGACGGCAGATGAGGCGCTCGATGCGCTGACCAGCATTGGCTTCAAACGGGCGCCGCAGCGGGTGTTTGAGTTGTTGCGCGCGCTGCATGAGCTGCGATTGGTGCGCGCCATGAGCGAACAAACCGCGCTGCGCCTGCTGCAACTGCTGGCACAACTGTTTGACGAGGTCTTGCAACACCCCGATCCCGAGGTGGCGCTGGAGCGCACCTTCAAAGTGCTGGAGGCGATTGCCGGGCGCAGCAACTATTTGATTCTTCTGCTTGAATCAGATGTTGCCCGCAGCAGTCTGGTGCGTTTGTGCGCGGCCAGCCCTTGGCTCACCGGTTTTATCGCGCGCGCGCCGATCGTGCTCGATCGGCTGCTGGACTTGAACAGTCTCTACTCGCCGCCGCTGCGCGAGGAGATTTTTGCCGAGCTGGCTGAGCGCGCGGCGTTGCTGGCCACGCCACTGGATACCGAACAGGCGATGGATCTGCTGCGTCACTACCACCGCGAAATCACCTTGCGTGTGGCGGCGGCGGATTTGGCGCAGGCGCTGCCGCTGGTCAAGGTCAGTGACCGGCTCACCTGGCTGGCCGAGGCGGTGGTGCAGCACGCGGTGGCATTTGCCTGGGCCGACATGCGCGCGCAGTACGGCGAGCCGCATAACCGCGATGGCCGCGTTGCCGGATTTGCAGTGATTGCCTACGGCAAGTTTGGCGGCATCGAGCTGGGCTATGGCTCTGATCTGGATTTGGTGTTTTTGCACGACTGCGATCAGCTCGATGAAGACAGTCACGGCGGCGCGCGCGCGATTGATAACGGCACCTATCTTGCGCGGCTGGCGCAGCGGGTGATCAGCCAGCTTTCCACCCAGACCGCCGCCGGGCGCGCCTATGACGTGGACATGGAGCTGCGCCCCAATGGGCGCTCCGGCCTGATCGTTTCCAGCATCACCAGCTTTGCCGACTACCAGCGCAGCGATGCCTGGACCTGGGAGCATCAAGCGCTGACCCGCGCGCGCTGGGTGGCCGGCGCTGCAAGCCTGCAATGCGCATTTGACCGGGTGCGCGCTGAAATCCTCATGCGCGCGCGCGACGATCAAAAACTGCGTGCCGATATTCTGGAAATGCGCGCGCGGATGCGCCTTGAGCTGGATCGATCCAGCGAAAGCCTTTGGGACATCAAACAAGGCGAGGGCGGGCTGGTGGATATTGAATTCATCACCCAGTACCTGGTGCTGCGCGATGCCCACCGCGACCCGCGCATCATCGAATGGAGCGACAACTGGCGGCAACTGGACGCGCTGGCCGAGGCCGGCAGCATTGGCGCAGAAGACAAAGAAGACCTGATCCACTGCTATCGCAGTTATCGCAGCTGGGCGCATCAATGTTCATTGCAACAAGCGCCGACGATGGCCGCCGCCCATGAATTTGCCGCCAAACGCAGCAAGGTCATGGCCATCGTACAGCGCTGCCTGGGCGCACCGCTGGCTGTCGGCACGAGCGACGATGGATGA
- a CDS encoding branched-chain amino acid transaminase — protein sequence MTSFADRDGFIWYDGELKPWRECTVHVLTYSLHYGVGCFEGVRAYKTPKGTAVFRLEEHTKRLFNSAKILGITMPWDEATLNEAQKQVLRANQLEEAYIRPLVFYGSEGMGLRATGLKTHVVIAAWPWGAYLGDENLTRGIRIKTSSFARHYVNSSMCRAKASANYLNSSLALSEALKDGYDEALVLDPDGFVAEGSAENIFVISNGVISTPDVTSALDGITRRTVMQLAQDFGYTVRERRITRDEVYVADEAFFTGTAAEVTPIREVDNRQIGNGSRGPITEKLQKAYLDLVKGRSDQYPQWLSHI from the coding sequence ATGACGTCTTTTGCCGACCGCGACGGGTTTATCTGGTATGACGGCGAACTCAAACCCTGGCGCGAGTGCACCGTTCACGTTTTGACCTACTCGCTGCACTACGGCGTCGGCTGCTTTGAAGGCGTACGCGCCTACAAAACGCCCAAAGGCACGGCGGTTTTCCGTCTGGAAGAACACACCAAACGGCTGTTCAACTCCGCCAAGATTCTCGGCATCACCATGCCGTGGGACGAAGCCACGCTCAACGAAGCACAAAAACAGGTGCTGCGCGCCAACCAGCTCGAAGAAGCCTACATCCGCCCGCTGGTGTTCTACGGCTCCGAAGGCATGGGTCTGCGCGCCACCGGCCTCAAAACCCACGTCGTCATCGCCGCCTGGCCGTGGGGTGCGTATCTGGGTGATGAAAACCTCACCCGTGGCATTCGCATCAAGACCAGCTCGTTTGCGCGCCACTACGTCAACTCCTCCATGTGCCGCGCCAAGGCCAGCGCCAACTACCTCAACTCCTCGTTGGCACTGAGCGAAGCCCTCAAGGACGGCTACGACGAAGCCCTGGTGCTCGACCCCGACGGCTTCGTTGCCGAAGGCAGCGCCGAAAACATCTTCGTCATCAGCAACGGCGTCATCAGCACGCCCGACGTCACCTCGGCGCTGGATGGCATCACCCGCCGCACCGTCATGCAACTGGCGCAGGATTTTGGCTACACCGTGCGCGAACGCCGCATCACCCGCGACGAAGTGTACGTGGCCGACGAAGCCTTCTTTACCGGCACCGCCGCCGAAGTCACGCCCATCCGCGAAGTGGACAACCGCCAAATCGGCAACGGCAGCCGTGGCCCGATCACCGAAAAACTGCAAAAAGCCTACCTTGATCTGGTCAAGGGACGCAGCGACCAGTATCCGCAGTGGCTGTCGCACATCTGA